Proteins found in one Maridesulfovibrio sp. genomic segment:
- a CDS encoding DUF47 family protein, with protein MHFRLPFLGLIVNKNPMDGLVKHYDKIAECIHIINDSVECYVAGNDTCREFSELIEQIDTVEAQADKIKRSIRNHLPHSMFMAVDKVLFFNYTRSQDNVLDFAQEALHWLAIRKVAIPAEYQKDLILLLSEVNDTTTSLGPALKATIALDEGKSIDREGTKNKFRKVRKHYARSMELRKELSTRIYNSDMDFKDIYQLTHFVDCLNEMAHQAETCADMLRAMIAR; from the coding sequence ATGCACTTTCGTCTTCCTTTCTTAGGCCTTATCGTAAACAAGAACCCTATGGACGGGCTGGTTAAACATTACGACAAAATCGCCGAATGCATCCACATTATCAATGATTCCGTTGAGTGCTACGTTGCCGGAAATGACACCTGCCGTGAATTCAGCGAACTGATCGAGCAGATTGATACTGTTGAAGCACAGGCAGATAAAATAAAACGTTCTATCCGCAACCATCTTCCGCACTCCATGTTCATGGCCGTGGATAAAGTTCTGTTCTTCAACTACACCCGCAGTCAGGACAACGTGCTGGACTTCGCACAGGAAGCACTGCACTGGCTGGCTATCCGCAAGGTCGCCATCCCTGCTGAATATCAGAAAGACCTGATCCTGCTGCTCTCCGAGGTTAATGACACCACGACCAGCCTCGGCCCCGCGTTGAAGGCAACTATCGCTCTGGATGAAGGAAAATCCATCGACCGTGAAGGTACCAAGAATAAGTTCCGCAAAGTCCGCAAGCACTATGCCCGGTCCATGGAACTGCGCAAAGAGCTGTCTACCCGTATCTACAATTCTGATATGGATTTCAAAGACATCTACCAGCTTACACATTTCGTAGACTGCCTTAATGAAATGGCACATCAGGCCGAAACCTGCGCCGACATGCTGCGGGCTATGATTGCAAGGTAA